From Cucumis melo cultivar AY chromosome 3, USDA_Cmelo_AY_1.0, whole genome shotgun sequence:
TCCGTAACGCAGCACCAGGACCTGCCTCTCCCTTGATTCCAACCCTTGAAGAATATTAAAGATGTCTTTCTTCATCAGTTTTCGCTTCACAGTCTCTTCTGGGCTCTGTATTGACGTATCAGCTGTAAATTCCTGTACCATAAGAAAATTATATCAAATCAGAGTTTTCGTATGTTCTGTAATCTGTAACATCCAGAGGAAAATATTGTTCTTAAGATTTTCTCTCCCATGGTAAAAGTCTGCGAAGGGATATTTTAAATGCGATCGTTTTAAGTTAGTTCAACTTTACAAGCTGGCGTTGCCATTTTGAACAATATATAAGCTTTTGATGAACCAACTTCACTAAACAAAATCTTCGCTCTCAATTAACAAACACaggggtttttaaaaaaataatataaaaacaaactatttacccTCTATATTTCACTTATTTTTTTGTATGAAGTGTacatattttatcaattttgctatttttgacaatttcccaTCAACATAtgagagagaaaaacaaaatagaCAAAACATGCCCGAGTTGTCTAGTAAGTTCAAACAGTAAGTAGGGAGCTAATGAAATCTTCAATAACAGAGGGAACAAGAGAGCGAACAAATCATACCATATATTTCATATTTAGTCCATCACCCATCTTCTGATCAACCGAACCCACAACTTTTAAACAGTTGCTGGCAACTCTAACCTTGGCTAGAGGAAGTCCAGTAGCCCTTGCTATATCGTCGTCGGAATATCTCCTACCACCTTGGTTCAACACTTTTCGCGCTTTTTGTATCTGATTTATTGCCTTGGTTAATGACCACTACAAAGAATTATAAGGATGAGTCAGCTATACATGAATATGAAAATTTTTATGAAATTCGCCTCCTGGTGTAAAAGAAATCATACTGGAATTTGAATTCCCCTTGAATTTCGTGCCACAACTCTTGACATTGATTTCCTTATCCAGTATTGAATATACGTTGAGAATCTAAAACCCCTTTTAGGGTCAAACCTTTCAACACCTTGCAGCACACCAAGGGCTCCTGCCTACGAATCCAAGAGAAAACAAATATCAAGATGCATAAGCTCTTGCATTTTCCTTATGATTTCTTTTGAGAAATGAATTTCTATCCGCAAGGCATCAGTATTCAAAATTTGCATATTTATATGTTGACATCAATTTCCTCATTGAGCATTAATTTGATGAAATACTTAACCATCAAACACAAATCTCGTCTAAATTTACGGTGGTAGGCTGAAAAGACCATTATCTGCTTTTCATCTCCATTAGATGGTGTTATAAATTTGGTTTCATACAAGATAAAAATGGAACTTGTAAATGATAACCCATTATCAATGATTAAACAAAGGGAAAAAATGTCACATACTCTTTCAAAAAGCAAAACTTAAAAGAATATATACATTGAAATTCAAAGCACTCAGGTTTCTCATAGAACAGTAATGAATAGACCTGAACCAAGTCCTCCATTGGTAACCCAGAGCATCGGTATTTCTTTGCAAGGAACAGAACTAATGAATTAGTGCTCCTTAAAAGCTCATCCCGGCAGAACCAACCAAATTGTAACTGTTTCTGCAGGTCTTTTATATCAACGCTGGCAGCTTCGGCCCAACAACTCATGCTTGCTATTCTTCCAGATTCCTTTTCTAAGGTTTCTCTAATTCTTTCTAAATTTGCAACTACCTGGAATGAGATAGAAGCTTAGCAATGTTAGCATAATATGTATCGAAAAGATGATTGTGCAAACATCAAAGATGTATCGACCTTAATCCCTGTGGACATTTCAGCTTCATTTCTTGCAACAACCAGTCTTCTTTTACTAGAATTAGATGATTTTTTTCTCGAAAATATAGTCGAACTGTGGATTTTTTCTTTAACAGCTCTTGTAGCCAGCGGCCTGGAAGCAACTTTATCAGCATTATCCATTGCTCTCTTTTTTACTGATCTTCTTCCTGCTCTTTTTCCAGAGTAAACTGTGACATCGCAATTCTGGTCATTAGTTTTCTGGTTTACATTATGATCTTCACCATCCTCAACGGGTAAGTCTGACAAATCATGAAAACTTGAAGTTTTAAGAGTCCTAGATAGACAGGTATTAAAAAACTCCAAAGCTCCAAGTTTCGTTAGTTGCAGCACAATATCTCTTTCCAAGCTGAGCATGCCTGATTCAGCAAAAGTTTCCTCCAAAACATCAAGGTTTTCCATTAAGATGCCAAAAGGTGACGCCTTGCCAGTAGGCATGCTCGTAGGGGAAGAAAAATTGTCCTCTACCTTGGACGGCCTGGTACTTTTAATCCCATAATGCAAAGAACTAAGTGACTTTGCCCCACTGTTCATCTGAAAGATAAGAATAATAAACCCACGATAACATATGAAATCCATCCTATCAAAAGCAAATAACTAGGTGATGTCAAGATTACGTGTGGGTTTTGTGTTGTGAAGTTCATTGCAAAGGGCTAACCTCAATCTCTTCCAAATTTAACAGATCATCGGGCGAGGTTTGTGGAGCTTCAGACAAGCAAGTGTATGTTTTCAAGGTTTCTCTAGGTATAGATTCTCCTTCTTCACAAATACTTGAGAAGAAGGAAAGTCTTCCTGAATTAAAGGCGGCTTCCCTGCCTTTAGCTGTTTTAAAATGTAGAACTGAACCAAATTAGAGACTATAACTAGTATtctaattttattcttttataggAAACAAAAACCATATATGGTgaaaccaaatataaaagatgaTCCTATCagataataataagaaaaaataccTCTATTGGTAAACGAGGGTAGCTAAATTGTAAGTGCCAAAAGAGAGgcaaattccaacaaaaaatAGCGTATGCTACCTACGATTCTTATCTGTGAAGATGCAGGCATTACGAAGCGTTCCAATAAAAAGCTCAAATATGGATATGATCAAGTCAAAGGATCAATTTATCCTTCTTGAAAGGAAGGATATAAGAGTGAAGATATCCCCATAGGTCTAAAAAATACCATTCCCATCCAAAGGAGTTTCACTTTACCAGCCT
This genomic window contains:
- the LOC103488161 gene encoding RNA polymerase sigma factor sigC; the encoded protein is MMGTCFRPNLKWGFQIQTHSLKNSPSKLSPYASKGREAAFNSGRLSFFSSICEEGESIPRETLKTYTCLSEAPQTSPDDLLNLEEIEMNSGAKSLSSLHYGIKSTRPSKVEDNFSSPTSMPTGKASPFGILMENLDVLEETFAESGMLSLERDIVLQLTKLGALEFFNTCLSRTLKTSSFHDLSDLPVEDGEDHNVNQKTNDQNCDVTVYSGKRAGRRSVKKRAMDNADKVASRPLATRAVKEKIHSSTIFSRKKSSNSSKRRLVVARNEAEMSTGIKVVANLERIRETLEKESGRIASMSCWAEAASVDIKDLQKQLQFGWFCRDELLRSTNSLVLFLAKKYRCSGLPMEDLVQAGALGVLQGVERFDPKRGFRFSTYIQYWIRKSMSRVVARNSRGIQIPWSLTKAINQIQKARKVLNQGGRRYSDDDIARATGLPLAKVRVASNCLKVVGSVDQKMGDGLNMKYMEFTADTSIQSPEETVKRKLMKKDIFNILQGLESRERQVLVLRYGLMDFQPKSLEEIGKLLHVSKEWVRKIEKKAMTKLKNEETVKNLSHYLD